From Eriocheir sinensis breed Jianghai 21 chromosome 19, ASM2467909v1, whole genome shotgun sequence:
AAATGAACGTACAAAACTAAGCTGCTCTCCCACGACACAAACGACAGTAGAGCGTTAGCAATTATACCTTTCCACCCCTGAATAACAAGAAAATTACTTTTGGACTAAAATAAAACGGAGTGTCATCGGCAAGACATGGACCGTCACCTCGTTGTCAGCACTTAAGTGGGATGAATGTGGCCTCGCGGAGACACACTTGGTAAACGGCACACAAGGGGAGTTGCTGGCCATCATCTGATATCACCTGAGAGAAGCTGACCCTGTGTCCACCTACTTTTTCGTTGGTCTACTAGCGCTAAACTGTTACTAAGGAGACTTAATATGTTGGGTGTATCCATTATCTTGTCCAGGAGGGTAGCCATTAACCCGTACAATGGCTCATAGACAGCTCCTAGGGAACAGAGTTTTTCGTTGACTGATGTTGTTAGCAAAGACCTAAAGGGAATAGCCTAAGCATGGAGAGTTTATAATACCGGCTAAGTCATTCCGtagctcctttttttctctctcatatagaAGGATATTACTAGAGGGAACTAAAGACATCCTAATGACCCGTTTCCATTATATTAGTGCGTAGTGGTGCAAGAAACAAACGTTCATTCCTACTCTGACATATAAGTGGGGTTGGGTTAGGTCTCATTACGTTCATTTGGGACCGAGTTAAAGGTAAAATtggaggcatacgctatagctgcgcgtagcctcgCTGCTCACCTCCGGCCCATCCGCCCTAGAGCCTGTGGGggataagaacccattaccccgggacacagggccagtgtgacatccgggttacatcaacttaccttccccagattacaccaggtacccatttatcgaccaggtcAAAAAGGAGGCTGAGCAGCTTCTTGGGTTTCACGCCGACTGCCAGGGCCGGGATTCCAACAAGGTCCCACGGGTTCGTAGGTAAGCATGCTAGCCACTGACCTACGGAACCAATGTTAAATTCACTTTAGTTGCGTTGTTAGAGTGTTAACTTTAGTTAGGATGTGATGCATTGGGTAGAGTATGATTAGTTTTGGCTGGGATGTACGGTAGTGAATTGAGATGGATTGAATTGGGTTGCATTTGATTGGGTTGCGTTGGGTTGAGTTAGTTCCTTAGTGATGTGGCCCAACAACCTCCACCGCTCTCGTGATTGAAACTGCGACGGCAACGTTTAGGGCAGAAGGGCAATTAATGGCGGTCGTACGACAGTCAATTGTTGGCGCGTAGACCACTGCCTCTCTGACGTAACCATGTTTAAGTGTCTGTACTGCCCATGTCAATAACATCTATTCAGAAGGACAAAAAATGCCTCCATTACACGTCTCTTCAGATTTAGATGCAAAGTTTGCTTTTtttctccgtggtctagtggtcagtgtCCCTGGATaccactccgcgggcccgggttcgaatcccggcccgggaaGTCCACGTGCAGaacacccagctgttcatcctccctttcaggttgtcgataaataggtacctgggcCAACCTGAGGAAGGTTATGTGCGGAaatcccggatttcacactgGCCAGTGTCCCGGTGAAATTGATTGCTATCTATCACAGGCTGAAGGAGCCATCGTATCGGAGATGAGAAcagcggccacgcgcagctggagtgtatgcacccacctttaccttacctttatgaTGTTCACTGACTCTTCATTATTTCAAAGAAAACCTCGTTATATCATTTATGCATGAATCTGCACCTTTTCCTCATTGCTTTCGACTTCATAGAAAATTCTTTCACATAAAATTTCTCTTAAAGTTTTACAGCTTAAGGCTGTTCACCACAGCTTGTAAAGTGTGTCCAGCAGCTCTCCCGCCGCTGACCCCCAACTCCCCCTCGCCCTCGTCGGCTCCCTTGTGTCCCGTGACACCGGCGTTCAGGGCTCCTCAACTTTTCCCAGCGTGAGCCGCGAGGCGCCGCGCCGCTATATAAGCCGCGGCGGGGctcgccaacaccaccactcccgCTCCAACCCACACCAACACAACGATGGCCGCAAAGGTGGGTTCCCGCCGctgctgcctgctgctgctgcctgttGGCCGCTGGCTACCATTGTATTAGTGTTTGTTGTTCTTCTGGACTGAGGGACTCCGTGCCCAGCCTCCCGAGGCACCGCTGAAAATGTTCTCGTGCCCCGCATAACAATGCCCGTCACCGGTCCCGTCATTCACCGGTCTCTCTTCAGCCTGTCAGTCAACCAGTGCCTCTCCGTTTTGCATCATTCATCCGCTCTATTCGTGTGAACAGCTCTTCTGAGCCATACTAGAAACATGTACACCCTTCATAAAGCACTAATGCACGAGACTTACTTAAGATTATCATTACAGTTCATGAAAtattacaaacagacagactgccGAGTAATCCTCCACCAGCACCCCCTTGCTGAAGATGTTCTAAATCATTAGCTATTCCACCTTTTATGTCACCTTCAAACCACAAACATTACCATAGCctgcatcaggacacctcttgaACAAAATGTAGACCCGTTTGGGTCTCTATTCCTCCCCCATTCCTGATAGTACCACATTCTTCGCCCCAAAACTCTCCAGCTCCTTATCTTTCCCTGAtccaccactcacacacacacactaacccattCCTTTACACGCCCacagctctccctcctcctcctgggcctcGCCGCCACCCTCGCGAGCACCGCTGCCACCTCCTACGGGCCCACCCAGCAAAACGCCGCCCCCGCCAACTATGACTTCAACTGGGCCGTCAACGACGCGCCCTCCAGCAACAACTACGGCCAGCAGGAGTCCCGCCAGGGCGACAACACGAAGGGATCCTACTACGTGCAGCTGCCCGACGGCCGCCTCCAGCGCGTCGACTACACCGTCAGCGGCGACTCCGGCTTCGTGGCGCAGGTCACCTACGAAGGCGAGGCCCAGTTCCCCCAACAGAGATACGGCGCCCCCACCACCAGACCCACGCAGGGCTACGGCCGCTAGGCCTAATATATCCTGGTGTCCCTGCACCGTACCGCTCTGCACCGCACCgcaccgcccctccccgcccctccccagcTGACAATCCCTGCAACGCCCCTGGACCACACCGTGCCACGTCATCTTGTATTTATTCCCTCGCCTCATGCATCACTCACAATAAAGTCACGGCAAGCATCCTCGGCCTCCTTCTCTGCCCCCACCACTTCGTCCTAAACCACCAACAGGTTAGCTGGGGATGGGTTTACAGGAGTTGTCTTATAGAGGACGACCAGCCTCCTGCAGATTCCTTGTGTTATGTTTGTCACATACTTGTCCTGCCTCCACCACAACACGTCATACACGCCACACTGTCTTGCGCCAAACAGGGACTTCCTCTCGGGCACACGTACACTGAAGTTGACGAGTGTTGCATCGAGACAGGTCTCTTCCCGTCAACGGCCAGCAAAACAGCACATTAAAATTGATTCAATAACACATCTAGGGATAAAGACGTTTGCGTTATTTTCATTCCTAAAACATGATGCCAGGGAATAGATAGATCATACTAATTATAATAAATGAACGTACAAAACTAAGCTGCTCCCACGACACAAACGACAGCAGAGCGTTAGCAATTATACCTTTCCACCCCTGAATAACAAGAAAATTACTTTTGGACTAAAATAAAACGGAGTGTCATCGGCAAGACATGGGCCGTAACCTCGTTGTCAGCACTTAAGTGGGATCAATGTGGCCTCGCGGAGATACACTTGGTAAACGGCACACAAGGGGAGTTCCAGGCCATCATCTGATATCACCTGAGAGAAGCTGACCCTGTGTCCACCTACTTTTTCGTTGGTCTACTAGCGCTACCCTGTTACTTTGGAGACTTCATATGTTGGGTGCATCCATTATCTTGTACAGGAGGGAAGCCATTAACCCGTACAATGGCTCATAGACAGCTCCTAGAGAACGGAGTTTTTCGTTGACTGATGTTGTTAGCAaagacctcaagggaatggcctaaGAATGGAGAGTTTATAATACCGGCTAAGTCATTCCGtagctcctttttttctctctcatatagaAGGATATTACTAGAGGGAACTAAAGACATCCTAATGACCCGTTTCCATTATATTAGTGCGTAGTGGTGCAAGAAACAAACGTTCATTCCTACTCTGACATATAAGTGGGGTTGGGTTAGGTCTCATTACGTTAATTTGGGACCGAGTTAAAGGTAAAATtggaggcatacgctatagctgcgcgtagcctcgCTGCTCACCTCCGGCCCATCCGCCCTAGAGCCTGTGGGgtataagaacccattaccccgggacacagggccagtgtgacatccgggttacatcaacttaccttccccagattacaccaggtacccatttatcgaccagcccaaaaagGAGGCTGAGCAGCTTCTTGGGTTTCACGCCGACTGccagggccgggattcgaacaaGGTCCCACGGGTTCGTAGGTAAGCATGCTAGCCACTGACCTACGGAACCAATGTTAAATTCACTTTAGTTGCGTTGTTAGAGTGTTAACTTTAGTTAGGATGTGATGCATTGGGTAGAGTATGATTAGTTTTGGCTGGGATGTACGGTAGTGAATTGAGATGGATTGAATTGGGTTGCATTTGATTGGGTTGCGATGGGTTGAGTTAGTTCCTTAGTGATGTGGCCCAACAACCTCCACCGTTCTCGTGAT
This genomic window contains:
- the LOC127000551 gene encoding cuticle protein 19.8-like; its protein translation is THTHTLTHSFTRPQLSLLLLGLAATLASTAATSYGPTQQNAAPANYDFNWAVNDAPSSNNYGQQESRQGDNTKGSYYVQLPDGRLQRVDYTVSGDSGFVAQVTYEGEAQFPQQRYGAPTTRPTQGYGR